DNA sequence from the Odontesthes bonariensis isolate fOdoBon6 chromosome 18, fOdoBon6.hap1, whole genome shotgun sequence genome:
CCACAGTTGCGTATCATAACAGATGGTATAAAATCTGAGCTCCAGCAGAAGTCATTCCATCCAAACCAGTGTAGAAAAATCTCtcaaatctttttttcacaaaagaaaaaagaaaaagctcatTAGGAAATCTCAGGATGCAAAGAAATTATGCCCAGAGCTACTGAAGCATGCTGCCACTGGTGCGTTGCCATTCTAGGTCATTCGTCTGCTGAATATTTTCTTGATGAATTGAACTTAAGCGTTGGCGAAAGTGTTCATCAGAATTTTCCAGAGCCCAAAGTGACGTTTTGTCATAGGCTGTTATGTCTAAAAGCCACAGATGTTTAAATTGCTGCCTGCTGAAGAAAAAGCAAACTTGTCAGCTGATTTCAGCTGGGCATCTGCCATTTTGGCCAGGTTGGGACCTCACTTCTGTTGAGACAGCCTCAAGCACAGTATTGATGGCCACTGATGGACGAAACAAACTTTCATGTGCATGATTAACTAAAATTTACAAATTTTCTCTTAACGCCTCACACGCAGGCACACAATGCTCTTGAACAGAGGACCAATTTCTGTCCTGTGGTGGCGTGTGGTGCCAATTTACCGCTGCTCCCGAAGCACCTTGCATGCCGGCTTTAAAGGGTTGTAGAAgttcaacagaaaaaaacttttagCCAGTATGCAAATCCACCAGTCCCAAAGACTCTAAAGTTGACTCTGCATTTCTGAGGCAGATGAGACGAACCATTGTTGAGAAATGTAAATACAACTCTCACATGGAGATATCCTGTTTCTACCAGTGAGACGTGAGTGGCAACTTGCAGTGTACCTGCGGCTGTTTTGATTGTTGCGCAATACCTTTAGCTTTACTTGCTTGGCTTGCCTGCTTACAAAAACTATGTGGTATTACTTCATTTGCAATCACTAGAAATGCACAAGTAGTATGGGGATTAACAAAGTTGGTGCATGTGGTAGCATCGGTTGGATTACATTATGTTATGTTTATGCTCCAAACATTTTGTTCAACTTAATTTAAGGAATTTTGCAGTTGCTTTTGGAAAAGTGAGGATGACACGAGCAAATTAGTTGTTTTTACTTGCATGGCTTGAAATTGATATAATTGTCACAACAAACAAATGTACTAATAGTCTCTGTAATCTGTAGTCTTCCTGTTGGATTGTGACGAGTGTATTATGAGCCCTGACCTAGCTTCCTGCTCAGCTTAACTAAACactttcttctttcatttttacccttggatcagacacacccgatGCCTTTGTATTTGTAGCTTTCTTAAAACAAATTACACCCAACATATGCTTCTTATGGGGTTTCGGAGAACAGCTGTAAGACATTGCACATTGAAAGCACAGTCATGTTTGCACACATTGAATTTTTTGACTAAAAGAACATCTCTCCCACTTTATACCCCAATGATGTGGCATGCTATGTGGTGTGGCTTTGGTTTTCAGACCGAGGTGAGGGTGTGGAAGGAGGGTGTTGCACTAAAAACCTGTAATGAGACTCTGCTGCAATCCTTCCCCAATATGGTTCCCATCAGGAGAGACTTGCACTTGTGGCAGAAAATCCAGCCCTGTGGCAAATGCCTTGTCTGGATTCAATCAAATCAACTTCTGCCACAACATGCACAGAAAACTAAGATTATCATGCTTTTGGGGGTTTGATGATGTTCAGAAGGTTTTGCTTTTAGAATAAGTTAAAGAACAGTCGATTCTGTATCAGACGCAGTGGCATGGTTTGAGTCTTTGAGCATTTGACAACATTGTTTTAAGCTGAGCCACGAGTCTTAAATGTACTCTTTCAGTGATATTATTTATCATTCCTTTTTTTGTCACGATTCTATTTTTCCCAGTCTGCCAATCCCCCACGTGTACTGTGGTGTACATGGTGACTCCCACaaccttcttcttttctctgacATGCACTGTGAGCACACCCCAAAGTCCCCCAAGACCCTCCAAacccattttcttttattccgTAGTAAAACATGCCAGTGTTTAGTTGACAAGAGGAAATAGGAGCTGCTGGAGGAAGACCACATGTATTAATGGTGCATCAGCACTGCAGAGGGAGGCGTATGGCGTATGTCCACGCTCCACTTAGACTGGAAAACGACTTCCCACCTGGCTCCTCTCAGAAGCCCTGAATTTATTCCAGTGAAAAAAGACGCGTTAAAAAAGACAGCGCAGGCCACAACAAAGATGACAgttttattttagaaaaaagGTGCCCCTAACAATAGGGCAAACATGACTCATGGAAGTGCAGAAGCTGATGCTCCCACTGGGGGACCCTCACTTCCTGTCACATCGGGCTTTACTGTGTCCAGATTTCCTGTCTGCCTGAGAGGGGAAGATTAGATAGATATCAAGTTATTTATTCAACATGGAGCACAGTTTTTCTCTCTATCTCACACTCTATTTCAGAACTGATTAAATGCATTTGGCAGTTGTTCTTGCATTTTACTTGTCAGTTTTACTTATTATTGTGAGTTATTCCGATGATGTTGCTCGCTTATTACAGGGCGATATCTAGTCCACTATGAAGGCTTTCATTGTTCCACTGATTTCAGGAAACCTCATGCTGTAATTGAGATTACCACACCGTCCTTCACTCTGAGCTCACTCCTCTCACATTGTACCGTCCTGTTTTCCCATGTTTTGTGTGAAGGATGGTACATGTATGTGCCTGTGTATGAGTGCATAAATGCAAAGTGGGAATCCCTGCAGCTGCTGCCTGGTAGCAGAGGGGTGGGCCTCCTCTGTCAGCACAGGAATGCGCTACACACTCAGCAGTTTTTACAAAAGTGCACACACAAAAGACTCACAGTATCTTGGTAATGGTGGAAAGTTAATCTAATGGACAAGTTTGAGTTGAgttggattttttattttttttattttaaacttgtttaaacttttttctTGAATATTTGTGGAATGAATCAGCATGCTGACCTTcacttttatctttttaataATAAAACTTTAATAATAAAACTGTCACATCTGGAATAAAAAGGCTTTAAATGATGAGCAGCTTCTTCACAGGGAAATTCTTTTCAGTCACATCTGTGTGGGGTTTGAACAAAGGTTGCTGAGTTTGTAAGGCAGGTGGTTTGATTTAAAGATGTGGTAAATAGTGGAGAAATCATGCAATTCTTTTAACTCTTCTCTGCCTTTAGATAGCttcagcacagaagaaaatacaCATGAATAAAAGAATGTGCTTGCACCACTGGAGTACTGAACATCTCATTTATCTCTGTCTCCCCttcttctttgtgtgtttgcagAGGAGGTGGACTACAGTACCTTTGGCACCAACACAATAACTCGTAAGAAAAAGGCAGTTGTGACGCTGCGCAACAACGATATTGCACGCAAGCGTCCTCACATTCACATCAGCATACCAAAGGACTTCCGGCCCGTTTCCTCCATCATCGACGTGGACATCCTACCTGAATCTCACCGCCGTGTTCGGCTGTATCGTCACGGCTCTGACAAACCCCTGGGTTTTTACATTCGAGATGGAACCAGCGTTCGCGTGACGCCTCACGGCCTGGAAAAAGTCCCGGGCATCTTCATATCTCGACTGGTTCCCGGAGGGTTGGCAGAGAGCACCGGCCTGCTGGCGGTTAATGATGAGGTTCTGGAGGTGAATGGCATTGAAGTGACAGGAAAGTCATTAGATCAGGTAACGGATATGATGATTGCAAACAGTCACAACTTGATCGTGACAGTCAAACCGGTGAACCAGCGCAACAATGTGGTTCGCAGTAGTAGAATCTCTGGCAGCTCAGGCCAGTCGTCTGACAGCAGCGGGTCAACCGGTTACCCAACTTTGTCCATGGCCTCAGCGCGGGAGATATGCCCCGGAGCACATGGCTACCATGACGACCTGGAGAGTGACGAGGACACCGATATTGTCATTGAGAGCAGCCTCAAGCGGCCATCTCAGCGGTCCAATGCCTCTTTAGCATCTAGCGCGTCTCGCACGCACCAGCAGACACCGACAACAGTGTCAGGCCCGGCAGCTCCGCCGAGCCCCCCGACGCGTCCATTATCAGTGGTCTCCACTGCCTCCCTTTACTCCCAGACAAGTCTGAACGGAGGGTCCCACCACCATTATCACAGCAGCCTGAGCCACCAGCTCCACAGAGACCTGAACCTTAAGCACAACCAGCACCaacagcctcagcctcagcacaGTCACCATCACCCACAGCCTCTGCATCACAGCAGCAACCCAGCCCTCCGCCACAGCAACGGCAGTCTGCACAAAATCCTCAGCTCTCTGAAAACGGACCCACGACACAGTCTTGCACTTCCCAAGGGAGGGGTGGAGGAGGATGGCACCGTCATTACCCTATAATActtacaaacacagacacataaaCATCCCAGCTGCCCAGAGACTAAACTGGACCACCAGGCCAGGTAAAAATGAGCATGTGTGTTTTGTAAGATACTTACTATGTAACTTCTGATGGTTTTTTACAGGATGATTGACTATAGGAAGTTTCCAATAAGGATATGTATATATTTCTTGTATTTGTAGAAGTTCTTTTTGTCTTACATGAGAAGATTTCTATGTTCTTAATAAGCATCAGAACAagttttttgtccttttgagTCCATTGTAGCTTAGAGTTCCGAATGTGCCAACAGCCTGGTATCATTTTTTAGTGACCACTTATTAAAATCCTTTTCATTCTTAATAATGGGACCAACTTGGGGTTGCTtatgaattctttttttaaagagtaAATCTATATTTCCTATATTCTGATAAGTGctatgtagatttttttttttttaatgtgtcttTTATGCAACGATGATTGTGATCAAATCCTTGTATCTGTTTCAATAAATTATTCCATCTCAAATTCATGCTAACTGGAATGATTGTTTTTCTTCAACATTTATTGTTTGTTTCATTTCGAAAACcatcatttatacatttatatctGTGTTTGAGC
Encoded proteins:
- the pard6gb gene encoding par-6 family cell polarity regulator gamma b; translation: MNRSFHKSQPLRSVDCNAVEVKSKYGAEFRRFSVDRVKPGKFEEFYKLLLHIHRIANMEMMIGYADVHGDLLPINNDDNFCKAVSTAHPLLRIFIQRQEEVDYSTFGTNTITRKKKAVVTLRNNDIARKRPHIHISIPKDFRPVSSIIDVDILPESHRRVRLYRHGSDKPLGFYIRDGTSVRVTPHGLEKVPGIFISRLVPGGLAESTGLLAVNDEVLEVNGIEVTGKSLDQVTDMMIANSHNLIVTVKPVNQRNNVVRSSRISGSSGQSSDSSGSTGYPTLSMASAREICPGAHGYHDDLESDEDTDIVIESSLKRPSQRSNASLASSASRTHQQTPTTVSGPAAPPSPPTRPLSVVSTASLYSQTSLNGGSHHHYHSSLSHQLHRDLNLKHNQHQQPQPQHSHHHPQPLHHSSNPALRHSNGSLHKILSSLKTDPRHSLALPKGGVEEDGTVITL